One part of the Brevundimonas sp. NIBR11 genome encodes these proteins:
- the mscL gene encoding large-conductance mechanosensitive channel protein MscL — MGLLTEFKEFAARGNVVDLAVGVIIGAAFGKIVTSLVEQVVMPPIGLLLGRVDFSELKWVLSPEDPTTEAIEEVAIQYGAFINTVIQFLIVAFVVFLMVKGINKLRRDQAAEPAPAAPPAPTPTEALLAEIRDELKARS, encoded by the coding sequence GTGGGCCTGCTGACCGAGTTCAAGGAGTTCGCCGCGCGCGGCAACGTCGTCGACTTGGCGGTGGGGGTCATCATCGGCGCCGCCTTCGGCAAGATCGTCACCAGCCTGGTCGAACAGGTGGTGATGCCGCCGATCGGCCTGTTGCTCGGTCGGGTCGACTTTTCCGAGCTGAAGTGGGTTTTGTCGCCCGAGGATCCGACCACGGAAGCGATCGAGGAGGTCGCCATCCAGTATGGGGCCTTTATCAACACCGTGATCCAGTTCCTGATCGTGGCCTTCGTGGTCTTCCTGATGGTCAAGGGCATCAACAAACTGCGTCGCGACCAGGCCGCCGAGCCTGCGCCCGCTGCCCCGCCGGCCCCCACGCCGACCGAGGCCCTGCTGGCCGAGATCAGAGACGAGCTGAAGGCCAGGTCGTAG
- a CDS encoding integration host factor subunit beta, producing the protein MIKSELIEKLAAENTHLTHAEVERVVNVVLGRMTEAMASGGRVELRGFGAFSVRARPARAGRNPRTGETVDVPAKSVPFFKSGKELRERLNASGDA; encoded by the coding sequence ATGATCAAGTCTGAGCTGATCGAGAAATTGGCGGCTGAAAACACGCATCTGACCCATGCCGAGGTCGAGCGTGTGGTCAACGTCGTGCTCGGGCGAATGACCGAGGCCATGGCCTCCGGCGGTCGTGTCGAGTTGCGCGGCTTCGGCGCCTTTTCGGTGCGCGCGCGTCCTGCCCGGGCCGGACGCAACCCGCGCACGGGCGAGACCGTGGACGTTCCGGCCAAGTCGGTGCCCTTCTTCAAGAGCGGCAAGGAGCTGCGCGAGCGATTGAACGCGTCCGGCGACGCCTGA